Proteins encoded by one window of Rhipicephalus sanguineus isolate Rsan-2018 unplaced genomic scaffold, BIME_Rsan_1.4 Seq7381, whole genome shotgun sequence:
- the LOC119378216 gene encoding histone H2B, whose protein sequence is MPPQPSGKAVKKAGKAQKNVRATDKKKKKRRRKESFSIYIYKVLKQVHPDTGVSSKAMSIMNSFVNDIFERIAAESSRLAHYNKRSTITSREIQTAVRLLLPGELAKHAVSEGTKAVTKYTSSK, encoded by the coding sequence ATGCCTCCGCAGCCCTCTGGTAAAGCCGTGAAGAAGGCCGGCAAGGCCCAGAAAAATGTGCGCGCCAcggataagaagaagaagaagcgccgcaggaAGGAGAGCTTCTCCATCTACATCTACAAGGTGCTGAAGCAGGTGCACCCCGACACTGGAGTCTCCAGCAAGGCCATGTCCATCATGAACAGCTTCGTGAACGATATCTTCGAGCGTATCGCCGCGGAGTCGTCGCGTCTTGCTCACTACAACAAGCGCTCGACCATCACGAGCCGGGAGATCCAGACTGCCGTGCGCCTGCTGCTGCCCGGCGAGTTGGCGAAGCACGCGGTGTCCGAGGGCACCAAGGCCGTCACCAAGTACACCAGCTCTAAGTAG